The following are encoded together in the Oceanobacillus zhaokaii genome:
- a CDS encoding S9 family peptidase: MIKFPKPTVEQFFRTYAISDFAVSRDEKRLIFSSNLNGKMNLWAIDLDENNFPYLFAHHDEQTSFIKFDPKNRYVLAGFDKDGDENDQIYAIPIEGGLPQPLITGEAEDKYYFSHLSEDGKRIYYVTSKENPSYLNTHVRNLEDNSDTLLNKGEISTTELAAVSANEKAFVYLRSFANTYVTGAVKAGEETFSLTPNQEVVHVVFDPIFTEDNTIYFITDYESEYSYVAKFNLATKGFTKIVTIENESVQSLKWDKQHNAFYLVTEKGVTDVLYRYSLETEKVETLPIPVDLIDKLSITKSGNLYILGRSATIPSNIYQSQDGKEWKQLTDNRVLGLSTEDMVEPDVVSYPSFDGMEIEALLFRAKPENDNGYTILWPHGGPQAAERKNFRSMFQCFLNRGYTIFAPNFRGSTGYGSSFVKLVEQDWGEGPRLDNVAGVEWLFENNITSRDKLFLVGGSYGGYMALLLHGRHPEYFKAVIDIFGPSDLFTFVNSVPPHWKPIMDRWIGDPERDKERFIKDSPITYLDSMTKPMLVIQGAKDPRVVKAESDQIVAKLKEKGRDVEYFVMEDEGHGFSKKENEIKVYTLMLEFMEKHQS, translated from the coding sequence ATGATAAAATTTCCAAAACCAACTGTGGAGCAGTTCTTTCGTACTTATGCTATATCTGATTTCGCTGTAAGTAGGGATGAGAAGCGGCTAATATTTAGCTCTAATTTAAATGGGAAGATGAATTTATGGGCAATCGACTTAGATGAAAATAATTTTCCATATTTATTTGCACATCATGATGAGCAAACAAGCTTTATTAAATTTGATCCAAAAAATCGATATGTTTTAGCTGGATTCGATAAAGATGGTGATGAGAACGATCAGATTTATGCAATACCGATTGAGGGCGGCTTACCACAGCCTTTAATAACAGGTGAAGCAGAAGATAAATATTACTTCTCCCATCTAAGTGAAGATGGAAAACGGATTTATTATGTTACATCAAAGGAAAATCCATCCTATCTCAATACTCATGTCCGGAATTTGGAGGATAACTCGGATACTTTATTAAATAAAGGAGAGATATCAACAACGGAACTAGCGGCAGTTTCTGCTAATGAAAAGGCATTTGTGTATCTGCGTTCTTTTGCAAATACATATGTGACTGGTGCGGTTAAGGCTGGAGAGGAAACATTTAGTCTTACACCGAATCAAGAGGTAGTTCATGTCGTATTTGACCCAATTTTCACGGAAGACAATACAATCTACTTTATCACAGACTATGAAAGTGAATATAGCTATGTGGCAAAATTCAATTTAGCTACTAAAGGATTTACTAAAATAGTCACGATTGAAAATGAAAGTGTGCAGTCACTTAAATGGGATAAACAACATAATGCGTTCTATTTAGTTACAGAAAAAGGGGTAACTGATGTATTGTACCGTTACTCATTAGAGACGGAAAAAGTGGAAACGCTACCTATTCCGGTTGATTTGATAGATAAACTTTCGATTACAAAGTCAGGAAATCTCTATATTCTGGGTAGAAGTGCAACCATTCCATCGAATATTTATCAATCTCAGGATGGAAAGGAATGGAAGCAGCTGACAGATAATCGGGTACTTGGCTTATCTACGGAGGATATGGTTGAGCCTGATGTTGTATCTTATCCTTCATTTGATGGGATGGAGATTGAAGCATTATTATTTAGGGCAAAGCCAGAAAACGATAATGGCTATACCATTCTTTGGCCGCACGGCGGTCCACAGGCAGCAGAGAGAAAGAATTTCCGTTCTATGTTTCAATGTTTTCTTAACCGTGGCTACACTATTTTTGCGCCTAACTTCAGAGGGAGTACTGGCTATGGATCATCGTTTGTAAAACTAGTGGAGCAGGATTGGGGAGAGGGTCCAAGATTAGATAATGTTGCTGGGGTCGAGTGGCTATTTGAAAATAATATTACATCCAGAGATAAATTATTTTTAGTTGGCGGCAGCTACGGTGGCTATATGGCATTACTGCTGCATGGACGTCATCCGGAATATTTCAAAGCAGTCATTGATATTTTTGGTCCATCAGATTTATTCACGTTTGTAAATTCGGTTCCACCGCATTGGAAACCGATTATGGATCGCTGGATTGGAGATCCTGAACGGGATAAAGAGCGATTCATTAAGGATTCGCCAATTACCTATTTAGATAGTATGACAAAGCCGATGCTTGTCATTCAGGGGGCAAAGGATCCACGAGTAGTGAAGGCAGAATCTGACCAAATTGTCGCAAAGCTCAAAGAAAAAGGCCGAGATGTAGAATACTTCGTGATGGAAGACGAAGGGCATGGATTCTCTAAGAAAGAGAATGAAATAAAAGTATATACGCTGATGCTGGAATTTATGGAGAAGCATCAAAGTTAA
- a CDS encoding GNAT family N-acetyltransferase: MTYIFNKMTQEQAENIAFNWHYDGEYSFYNMEADKEDLDEFINPETRGNSMFAVTKNEELIAFLGIEKAANETCDIGLGMRPDLTGKGKGMGFLKAAIDFVIAEYKPKKITLSVATFNQRAIKIYRRIGFKEIAFFDQETNGSTYEFLKMEYAC; the protein is encoded by the coding sequence ATGACATATATATTTAATAAGATGACACAAGAACAAGCAGAGAATATTGCATTTAACTGGCACTATGATGGGGAGTATTCATTTTATAATATGGAAGCTGACAAAGAAGATTTAGATGAATTTATAAATCCAGAAACAAGAGGAAATTCCATGTTTGCTGTTACAAAAAATGAGGAACTGATCGCTTTCCTTGGGATTGAGAAAGCAGCTAATGAAACCTGCGATATTGGTTTAGGAATGAGACCTGATTTAACTGGAAAAGGGAAGGGTATGGGATTTCTTAAGGCTGCTATCGATTTTGTAATAGCAGAATATAAACCTAAAAAAATAACGTTGTCGGTAGCAACTTTTAATCAACGGGCAATAAAGATATATAGAAGGATTGGCTTTAAAGAAATTGCTTTTTTTGACCAAGAAACAAATGGCAGCACATATGAGTTTCTAAAAATGGAATATGCATGTTAA
- a CDS encoding DUF5316 family protein, which produces MLKFLLIVGGIGILISAIFLGVMTDGQQQRANFHSETEEHRSFRTTIASYAGWIGIASLGIAALIYYL; this is translated from the coding sequence ATGTTGAAATTCCTTCTGATTGTTGGTGGGATAGGTATTTTAATTTCTGCGATTTTCCTTGGTGTAATGACTGATGGGCAACAGCAAAGAGCAAATTTCCATTCTGAAACAGAAGAACATCGATCTTTTAGAACGACGATAGCATCTTATGCTGGCTGGATCGGCATTGCTTCCTTAGGTATTGCGGCACTTATCTATTATTTATAA
- a CDS encoding GNAT family N-acetyltransferase, whose product MGKIRFEIQDRPKTPFKKPYKCLYVHQISIVEDSQGKGYGYRLMQRMEDIAKEEKAACIELDYWIRNTQAQNFYKQLGFELEREFVRKDIL is encoded by the coding sequence TTGGGGAAAATAAGGTTTGAGATTCAGGATCGACCGAAAACACCATTTAAGAAGCCTTATAAATGTTTATACGTGCACCAAATAAGTATTGTAGAAGACTCACAAGGGAAAGGGTATGGATATAGATTAATGCAGCGAATGGAGGATATTGCAAAAGAAGAGAAGGCCGCATGTATCGAACTTGATTATTGGATTCGAAATACACAGGCACAAAATTTTTATAAACAGTTGGGGTTTGAGTTAGAACGCGAGTTTGTGAGGAAAGATATACTTTAA
- a CDS encoding DUF6241 domain-containing protein — protein sequence MRRNFLIVSASIATLTIGILAYLLISDMYNGEAKKADVPGDEISSGVQGKITEEQLQRYKKEGLNPFGQELDLNELTAALYNEYIHGMSHQKVRADKKWGFYEIHLERIKWLLEGLDVVSIENGSTYRNILQRWDKGDFSKVDKDHNAIWKIQKGTVGKATGILSLEEEQKYIDSQ from the coding sequence ATGAGAAGAAACTTTTTGATTGTTAGCGCTTCAATTGCGACGCTTACTATCGGAATACTGGCTTACTTGCTCATATCTGATATGTATAATGGTGAAGCTAAGAAAGCTGATGTGCCTGGAGATGAAATAAGTTCCGGAGTGCAAGGGAAGATCACAGAGGAGCAATTACAGCGATATAAAAAAGAAGGATTAAATCCATTTGGGCAGGAATTGGATTTAAATGAATTAACTGCGGCATTATATAATGAATATATTCATGGCATGTCACATCAAAAGGTACGAGCAGATAAGAAATGGGGCTTTTACGAAATCCACCTAGAGCGTATTAAATGGCTATTGGAGGGCCTGGATGTTGTCAGCATTGAAAACGGATCTACTTATCGCAATATTTTACAGCGGTGGGATAAAGGTGATTTTTCAAAGGTTGATAAAGATCATAATGCTATCTGGAAAATCCAAAAAGGTACCGTTGGAAAGGCTACCGGAATTTTAAGTTTGGAAGAGGAACAAAAATATATTGATAGTCAGTAA
- the glmS gene encoding glutamine--fructose-6-phosphate transaminase (isomerizing), protein MCGIVGYIGNKDSKGILLNGLEKLEYRGYDSAGIATLNEDGVKLTKVKGRIAVLRESVDESVQATMGIGHTRWATHGVPSVMNAHPHQATSGRFTLVHNGVIENYQDLKKEYLSDVAFVSETDTEVIVQLIEKLYDRYQDTAEAFRQAMGLLKGSYAIAMIDAEDHDTLYVSKNKSPLLVGLGEGFNVVASDAMATLKETDQYLEIYDKEIVLVNRSFVEVQTLNGTVVDRKPYTAKIDASDIEKGTYAHYMLKETDEQPFVIRNIIKEYQDENNNLKLDAAIREAMKKADRIYIIAAGTSYHAGLVGKELLEKLANIPVEVHVASEFSYNMPLLSEKPLFIFLSQSGETADSRAVLVKIKEMGHPALTITNVPGSTLSREADYTLHLYAGPEIAVASTKAYTAQIAVLAILAVDTAKEKGIELSFDLIQELAIVANAMEVLTDQKETMEELARDYLATARNAFFIGRSADYNVCVEGALKLKEVSYIQAEGFAGGELKHGTIALIEEGTPIIALATQENVNYAIRSNVQEVVSRGANAMVISMKGLEQDTDAFVLPHVHEVLTPLVSVVPLQLLAYYAALQLDRDVDKPRNLAKSVTVE, encoded by the coding sequence ATGTGCGGAATTGTAGGTTATATTGGAAATAAGGATTCAAAAGGAATTTTATTAAATGGACTTGAAAAATTAGAATATCGCGGCTATGACTCAGCTGGAATTGCAACGCTAAATGAAGATGGAGTGAAGCTAACGAAGGTAAAAGGTCGGATTGCAGTGCTTCGTGAAAGTGTCGATGAATCGGTTCAGGCAACGATGGGAATTGGTCATACACGCTGGGCAACACATGGTGTCCCTAGCGTTATGAATGCACATCCACATCAAGCAACGTCTGGTCGTTTCACACTTGTTCATAATGGTGTTATCGAAAACTACCAAGATTTGAAAAAGGAATATTTAAGCGATGTTGCTTTCGTAAGTGAAACAGATACAGAAGTAATCGTACAACTAATTGAAAAGCTTTATGATAGATATCAAGATACTGCAGAAGCATTTCGTCAAGCAATGGGTCTGCTTAAAGGCTCATACGCAATCGCAATGATTGATGCAGAAGATCATGACACATTATATGTATCAAAGAATAAAAGTCCGTTATTAGTAGGGTTAGGAGAAGGATTTAATGTTGTAGCAAGTGATGCAATGGCAACATTAAAGGAAACCGATCAATATCTGGAAATTTACGATAAGGAAATCGTTCTAGTAAACCGCAGTTTCGTCGAAGTGCAAACATTGAATGGAACAGTTGTTGATCGTAAACCCTATACGGCAAAAATTGATGCGAGTGATATTGAAAAAGGTACGTATGCACATTATATGTTGAAAGAAACTGATGAACAACCATTCGTGATACGTAATATCATTAAAGAATATCAAGATGAAAATAATAATTTGAAGCTTGATGCTGCCATTCGAGAAGCAATGAAAAAAGCCGATCGTATTTATATTATCGCTGCTGGCACAAGCTATCACGCAGGTTTAGTTGGAAAAGAACTCCTTGAAAAATTAGCAAACATTCCAGTGGAAGTTCATGTTGCGAGTGAGTTTTCATATAACATGCCACTGCTATCAGAGAAGCCGTTATTTATCTTCCTTTCACAAAGTGGGGAAACAGCTGATAGTCGTGCGGTTTTAGTAAAAATTAAAGAAATGGGACATCCGGCATTAACAATTACAAACGTGCCTGGATCCACCCTTTCTCGTGAAGCGGATTACACATTGCATTTATATGCTGGTCCAGAAATTGCCGTTGCATCAACAAAAGCATATACTGCACAAATCGCAGTATTGGCAATTTTAGCAGTGGATACTGCAAAGGAAAAAGGCATTGAATTATCATTTGATTTGATCCAAGAGCTTGCCATCGTTGCAAATGCAATGGAAGTATTAACCGATCAAAAAGAAACGATGGAAGAATTAGCTAGAGACTATTTAGCAACAGCTCGTAATGCATTCTTTATCGGCAGAAGTGCGGATTACAATGTTTGTGTTGAGGGTGCATTGAAATTAAAAGAGGTCTCTTATATCCAAGCAGAAGGTTTCGCTGGAGGAGAATTGAAGCATGGTACGATTGCTTTAATTGAAGAGGGAACACCAATTATCGCACTTGCAACACAAGAAAACGTAAACTACGCAATCCGCAGCAATGTACAGGAAGTAGTATCACGTGGCGCCAATGCTATGGTGATTAGCATGAAGGGCTTAGAGCAAGATACCGATGCATTTGTACTTCCACATGTGCATGAAGTTCTAACTCCATTAGTAAGTGTTGTGCCATTACAATTATTGGCATACTATGCTGCATTACAACTTGATCGTGATGTTGATAAGCCAAGGAATTTGGCAAAGTCAGTAACTGTTGAGTAG
- a CDS encoding carboxymuconolactone decarboxylase family protein, translating into MEMDFRNSTEAALYEYKAGLGEFTKKMPSLAEKFNSFTEECFKEGALSKKDKQLIALGISLYSQDEYCIIYHVKGCLDEGCSEQEILEAIGVTAAFGGGASMSQAVTLVQESIHELNQLKQ; encoded by the coding sequence ATGGAAATGGATTTTAGAAATTCTACAGAAGCTGCTTTATATGAATATAAAGCAGGGCTTGGAGAATTCACAAAAAAAATGCCATCACTTGCAGAGAAATTTAACTCATTTACAGAAGAATGTTTTAAAGAAGGGGCATTATCAAAAAAAGATAAACAACTGATTGCCCTTGGAATTAGTCTGTATTCGCAAGATGAATATTGTATTATTTATCATGTCAAAGGGTGCTTGGATGAAGGATGTTCTGAACAAGAAATTCTGGAAGCCATTGGAGTGACTGCTGCCTTTGGCGGTGGTGCCTCTATGAGTCAAGCTGTGACACTAGTTCAAGAGAGTATTCACGAACTGAATCAACTTAAACAGTAA
- a CDS encoding DNA-binding protein: MLEENDITLGALAPYYPQSVVLIAVGVYILIRTVPLLDSYRLLAKNEEYINRIGFKLQKKVRKKVDSL; encoded by the coding sequence ATGTTAGAAGAAAATGATATCACTTTAGGTGCTCTAGCGCCTTATTATCCGCAATCTGTAGTTTTGATTGCTGTTGGTGTCTACATTTTAATTCGTACCGTACCATTACTAGATTCATATAGATTACTAGCGAAAAATGAGGAGTATATTAATCGCATAGGTTTTAAGCTGCAGAAAAAGGTAAGAAAAAAGGTCGATAGTCTTTGA
- a CDS encoding DUF3953 domain-containing protein produces the protein MLFLRLMLLVTGITEFHEKRKVTAITLFFVTGFNFYVSFNILFS, from the coding sequence TTGTTATTCTTAAGGTTAATGCTTTTAGTCACTGGAATTACTGAATTTCATGAAAAACGAAAGGTAACTGCCATTACACTTTTCTTTGTAACTGGATTTAACTTTTACGTTTCATTTAATATATTATTTAGCTAA
- a CDS encoding YfiT family bacillithiol transferase has protein sequence MDVRYPIGKLQVPEKVTLENIQEWLKEIETYTIRLRETVDSLSDEELSKTYREGSWTVRQLVHHIADSQLNMYQRLKLALTDGNPTVPAFDQEKWAIQPDTKLPVESSIKMLEGINERIVSLGHSLTEEQLDRAFTHRIDGKITVASKVAKLAWHEEHHLAHIKIALSK, from the coding sequence ATGGATGTAAGATATCCAATTGGGAAACTACAAGTACCTGAAAAAGTAACATTAGAAAATATTCAAGAATGGCTAAAGGAAATCGAAACTTACACGATTCGATTAAGAGAAACTGTCGACTCATTAAGTGATGAGGAATTAAGCAAAACTTATCGTGAAGGTAGCTGGACAGTTCGTCAACTTGTCCATCACATTGCAGATTCTCAGTTGAATATGTATCAACGTTTGAAGCTGGCTTTAACAGATGGAAATCCTACAGTACCAGCTTTTGATCAAGAAAAGTGGGCTATTCAACCGGATACAAAGCTTCCTGTAGAAAGTTCTATTAAAATGTTAGAGGGCATAAATGAACGCATCGTATCTTTAGGACATAGTTTGACTGAGGAGCAATTAGATCGAGCTTTTACTCACCGGATAGACGGTAAAATAACAGTTGCATCAAAAGTTGCAAAGTTAGCTTGGCACGAAGAGCATCACTTAGCTCATATAAAAATAGCATTATCAAAATAA
- a CDS encoding VOC family protein, with the protein MIKGFGGIFWRTKNLDVIKKWYSEVLKIEIENWNGTVIKPQIGNETIFSFFAENDSYFPTEQQVMLNFQVHNLNETIKHLEQIGVPLVKQKEVSEYGRFIWIEDPEGRLVELWEK; encoded by the coding sequence ATGATAAAAGGTTTTGGTGGAATATTTTGGAGAACTAAGAACCTTGATGTTATAAAAAAATGGTACAGTGAAGTGTTGAAGATTGAAATAGAAAATTGGAATGGAACTGTGATTAAACCCCAAATTGGAAATGAGACTATCTTCTCTTTCTTTGCCGAGAATGACAGTTATTTTCCAACAGAACAACAAGTGATGTTAAATTTTCAAGTACATAATCTAAACGAGACTATTAAGCATCTTGAACAAATCGGTGTACCTCTTGTTAAGCAAAAAGAGGTTAGTGAGTATGGAAGGTTTATTTGGATTGAAGATCCTGAAGGTAGGCTTGTCGAGCTTTGGGAGAAATAG
- a CDS encoding GyrI-like domain-containing protein gives MDYPICSSQDSPEATHPENCRFDACFNFKGLIDDSICESELNGGKHFIYKVKHTAGDIQKAYTDIFPSLINGYEIDNKPKLEKYTVDMVKNHYCEICIPIKQ, from the coding sequence ATCGACTACCCTATTTGCAGTTCACAAGATAGCCCTGAGGCAACACACCCTGAAAATTGCAGATTCGATGCATGTTTTAATTTCAAAGGATTAATAGATGATTCAATTTGTGAAAGTGAACTTAATGGTGGAAAACACTTTATTTACAAAGTCAAACATACAGCAGGAGATATTCAAAAAGCATATACTGACATTTTTCCGTCACTTATTAATGGGTACGAGATTGATAACAAACCCAAATTGGAAAAATACACTGTTGATATGGTTAAGAACCATTATTGCGAAATATGCATACCTATAAAACAGTAA
- a CDS encoding VOC family protein, whose translation MENPILKQIGTVFIPVSNIEKARDWYCDILGLKTDGEIQFGHLYVIPMQGTGIVLDSKIYSEDRIFRTPAFHLNTNNIEEAFHFMSNKGVNLITDIEHNHYFNFKDPDGNILMISEC comes from the coding sequence ATGGAAAATCCAATTCTAAAACAAATTGGAACAGTATTTATCCCAGTAAGCAACATAGAGAAAGCGAGAGATTGGTACTGCGATATTTTAGGATTAAAAACAGATGGAGAAATTCAGTTTGGTCATCTTTACGTTATACCTATGCAAGGTACAGGGATTGTGTTAGATAGCAAGATTTATTCAGAGGATAGAATATTTAGAACTCCAGCATTCCACTTAAATACAAATAACATTGAAGAAGCATTTCATTTTATGAGTAATAAAGGCGTTAATTTAATTACAGACATTGAACATAATCATTATTTTAATTTCAAAGATCCTGATGGAAATATTTTAATGATTTCCGAATGTTAA
- a CDS encoding DUF4256 domain-containing protein has protein sequence MASSNKKELSSEQYDALLRVLQARFEKNMNRHEDLEWDNVQAKLEANAEKLWSLNEMESSGGEPDVVGYDKEKDEYVFYDCSVESPKGRRSVCYDREALESRKKHKPENNAMDMATEMGIELLTEEQYRALQKLGNFDMKTSSWVQTPSDIRELGGAIFCDYRYGHVFVYHNGADSYYGARGFRGSLRV, from the coding sequence ATGGCAAGCAGCAATAAAAAAGAGTTGTCATCAGAACAATACGACGCATTACTCAGAGTATTGCAAGCCCGTTTTGAGAAAAACATGAACCGTCACGAAGATCTTGAATGGGATAATGTCCAAGCAAAGCTGGAAGCTAATGCTGAAAAACTATGGTCACTTAATGAAATGGAAAGTAGCGGCGGTGAGCCAGATGTTGTTGGCTATGATAAAGAGAAGGATGAATACGTTTTTTATGATTGTTCAGTGGAAAGCCCTAAGGGTCGGAGAAGTGTTTGCTACGATCGTGAAGCATTGGAGTCGAGGAAAAAACATAAACCAGAAAATAACGCGATGGACATGGCGACCGAAATGGGCATTGAGCTTTTAACGGAAGAGCAATATCGTGCATTGCAGAAACTTGGGAATTTCGATATGAAAACGTCAAGCTGGGTGCAGACACCTTCAGATATTAGAGAACTAGGCGGTGCCATTTTTTGTGATTACCGCTATGGGCATGTATTTGTTTATCATAATGGTGCGGACTCTTATTACGGTGCCAGAGGGTTCCGTGGCTCACTGAGGGTCTAA
- a CDS encoding tRNA-binding protein: MATFEDFQKLDMRVGEITRAEAFPKARKPAYKLWVDFGDEIGIKQSSAQITDCYDLEELVGKQVLGVVNFPPMRVADFNSEVLVMGVYSEQGVVLVEPQQEVKKGDRLG, from the coding sequence ATGGCAACTTTCGAGGATTTTCAAAAGCTAGACATGCGTGTTGGAGAAATTACAAGAGCAGAGGCATTCCCTAAAGCAAGAAAACCTGCATATAAACTGTGGGTTGACTTTGGAGATGAGATAGGAATTAAACAAAGTAGTGCTCAAATTACAGATTGTTATGATCTGGAGGAACTAGTTGGTAAGCAAGTATTAGGAGTAGTAAACTTTCCTCCTATGAGAGTTGCTGATTTCAATTCAGAGGTTTTAGTAATGGGCGTATATTCAGAACAAGGAGTTGTTCTTGTAGAACCCCAACAAGAGGTTAAAAAAGGGGACCGTTTAGGATAA
- a CDS encoding cation:dicarboxylate symporter family transporter — translation MKRFKLSLATQIFIGLILGIIVGGIFYGNESAQSILQPFGDLFIRLIKMIVVPIVLSTIIVAIAGVGDLKSVGKLGGKALTYFISMTLVAIGVGLIAGNVFQPGAGLNMESLEQGDISGYVETSEEQEGKTIADTLLHIVPTNPVQAMVEGDMLAIIFFAVVLGLGIAAIGEKGKPVLRFFEGMANAMFYVTNLFMKYAPIGVFALIGVTISKYGFTSLIPLGKLALTVYGTMIFFVIVVLGLMARIVGVNIFKILKLIKEELILAFSTASSETVLPRIMDKMEQAGSPKHIASFVIPTGYSFNLDGSVLYQAIASLFIAQMFGIELSIGQQITLMLVLMVTSKGMAGVPGVSFVVLLATFSTIGLPAAGLAFIAGIDRILDMGRTAVNVVGNSIAALVVAKWEGQLNPPVEEKVVKKAI, via the coding sequence ATGAAAAGATTTAAATTGAGTCTAGCTACTCAAATTTTTATTGGTCTTATTTTAGGAATTATTGTTGGTGGTATTTTCTACGGAAATGAATCGGCGCAAAGTATCTTACAACCATTTGGCGATCTGTTTATCCGTTTAATTAAAATGATTGTTGTTCCAATTGTACTATCTACTATTATCGTTGCAATTGCTGGTGTTGGAGATTTGAAATCTGTTGGTAAGCTTGGTGGTAAAGCACTGACTTATTTCATCAGTATGACATTGGTTGCAATCGGGGTTGGACTAATTGCCGGTAATGTATTCCAGCCTGGTGCTGGACTAAATATGGAAAGCCTGGAGCAAGGTGACATTTCAGGCTATGTCGAAACATCGGAAGAGCAAGAAGGCAAGACGATAGCTGATACCCTATTGCATATTGTACCTACAAATCCAGTACAAGCAATGGTTGAAGGCGATATGCTAGCGATTATCTTCTTTGCTGTAGTATTGGGACTTGGAATCGCAGCAATTGGAGAAAAAGGAAAACCAGTACTGCGGTTCTTCGAAGGTATGGCAAATGCTATGTTCTATGTTACAAACCTATTTATGAAGTATGCACCAATTGGTGTATTTGCCTTAATTGGTGTAACGATTTCTAAGTATGGTTTCACTTCACTGATTCCATTAGGCAAATTAGCCCTTACCGTATATGGAACGATGATTTTCTTTGTAATTGTAGTGCTAGGTTTAATGGCCAGAATTGTTGGAGTTAATATCTTCAAAATATTAAAGTTGATTAAGGAAGAATTAATTTTGGCATTTTCAACAGCAAGCTCGGAAACAGTACTTCCGAGAATTATGGACAAAATGGAGCAAGCAGGGAGCCCGAAACACATTGCTTCGTTCGTTATTCCAACGGGTTACTCCTTTAACTTGGATGGATCTGTTTTATATCAAGCAATTGCATCATTATTTATTGCACAAATGTTTGGTATAGAATTAAGCATAGGACAACAAATTACATTAATGTTAGTTTTGATGGTTACATCTAAAGGAATGGCTGGAGTTCCAGGAGTATCCTTTGTAGTGTTACTAGCTACATTTAGTACGATTGGATTACCTGCTGCAGGATTAGCGTTTATTGCTGGTATCGATCGTATTCTTGATATGGGACGTACCGCTGTTAACGTGGTAGGGAACTCAATTGCAGCACTTGTAGTTGCTAAATGGGAAGGTCAATTAAATCCTCCAGTTGAAGAAAAGGTAGTTAAAAAAGCGATATAA
- the yiaA gene encoding inner membrane protein YiaA: protein MSNDPAALPEKAREEDAKVEFERKEGEPTSAFKGASWAALFIGVAAYLIGLFNATMELNEKGYYFAVLVFGLYSAVSLQKAVRDKEEGIPVTNIYFGISWIALMISILLIGIGLYNAGSIILSEKGFYGMAFVLSLFAAVTVQKNIRDTQRARERD from the coding sequence ATGTCTAATGATCCAGCAGCTTTACCAGAAAAAGCGAGAGAAGAGGATGCAAAGGTAGAGTTTGAAAGAAAGGAAGGAGAACCAACTTCAGCTTTCAAAGGGGCTTCCTGGGCAGCTTTATTTATAGGTGTTGCAGCTTATCTTATCGGTCTGTTTAACGCAACAATGGAACTGAATGAAAAAGGCTATTATTTCGCAGTATTAGTGTTCGGGCTTTATTCAGCGGTATCTTTACAAAAAGCAGTTAGAGATAAAGAAGAAGGAATACCAGTAACCAATATTTATTTTGGTATAAGTTGGATTGCACTTATGATATCAATTTTATTAATTGGCATCGGTTTATACAATGCAGGAAGTATTATTTTGAGTGAAAAGGGGTTTTATGGGATGGCATTTGTTCTTAGTTTATTTGCTGCTGTAACCGTTCAGAAGAATATTAGAGATACACAGAGAGCGAGAGAAAGAGACTGA